A genomic stretch from Poecilia reticulata strain Guanapo linkage group LG20, Guppy_female_1.0+MT, whole genome shotgun sequence includes:
- the LOC103482366 gene encoding serine/threonine-protein kinase pim-1-like, with amino-acid sequence MGRKRKSKTPAHRKQEGNSSMTPPSRESAEYTRPRKRKKAADETPRRRIMVSQLAGASKSCQDPIRTMRRLRNKTTKEAEESSPPAKKRKKGLLQRVLTKDPPSSLDISSESSSFSSVFCSTGVEDLRKRKLRRQKTEIMEMDEERVDSQRDQSDFLEKYIELDQLGEGGFGFVFSGYRVEDKLPVAIKRIPKENVVIKHKDENGRELAMEVAVMLEMRNLSSALWQSAFVTLLDWYDLEEHLIIVMERPMPSDNLSDYLMEHNGCLKDKKAKIILKQLVEAALYLQNANIFHRDIKVENILIKTTAEGLQVYLIDFGLSCFDDRREHELFCGTPDHFPLDWYVNTNYRAGPTTVWQLGVVLYEIVHRHQFQTSNFLSKKLKISKRLSKNCQDVLTKCLRVDPEERPTLEQLRGHPWFS; translated from the exons atgggacgTAAAAGGAAGAGTAAAACACCAGCTCACAGGAAACAAG AGGGCAACAGCAGCATGACGCCACCAAGCAGAGAGTCTGCTGAGTACACCAGAccaaggaaaaggaaaaaagctgCAGATGAGACCCCCAGAAGACGGATCATGGTCTCTCAGTTGGCTGGAGCCTCCAAAAGCTGCCAGGACCCGATCAGAACCATGAGGAGACTGAGGAATAAGACCACAAAGGAGGCAGAGGAATCTTCACCACCGgccaagaagaggaagaagggaCTCCTGCAACGGGTCCTAACCAAAGATCCTCCATCCTCGTTGGACATCAGCTCAG AGTCAAGCAGCTTCAGTTCAGTATTTTGCAGCACAGGAGTAGAAGATTTAAGGAAGAGGAAACTGAGGAGGCAGAAGACAGAAATAATGGAGATGGACGAAGAAAGAGTCGATTCCCAAAGAGATCAGA GTGACTTCCTCGAAAAATATATTGAGCTGGATCAACTGGGAGAAGGAGGCTTTGgatttgtgttttctggatATCGGGTAGAGGATAAATTACCT GTGGCTATCAAGCGCATCCCAAAAGAAAATGTGGTCATCAAACATAAG GATGAGAACGGCAGGGAGTTGGCCATGGAGGTGGCTGTCATGCTAGAAATGAGGAACCTAAGCAGTGCACTGTGGCAGTCAGCCTTCGTGACCCTGCTGGACTGGTACGATCTGGAGGAACACCTGATCATTGTGATGGAAAGGCCCATGCCGTCTGACAACCTGTCAGACTACCTTATGGAACACAACGGTTGCCTTAAGGACAAGAAGGCTAAG ATCATACTGAAACAGCTGGTGGAAGCAGCGCTCTACCTTCAGAATGCAAACATCTTCCATAGGGACATTAAGGTGGAAAATATCCTGATTAAGACCACTGCAGAAGGCTTACAAGTCTATCTGATAGACTTCGGTTTAAGCTGCTTTGATGACAGACGAGAACATGAACTTTTCTGTG GTACTCCTGATCACTTCCCACTGGACTGGTACGTTAACACTAACTACAGGGCTGGACCTACAACTGTGTGGCAGCTGGGCGTGGTCCTGTATGAAATAGTCCACAGGCATCAGTTCCAGACTTCAAACTTCCTTTCAAAAAAGCTGAAGATCAGCAAAAGGCTCTCCAAGA ACTGCCAGGATGTTCTGACAAAGTGTCTGAGGGTTGACCCTGAGGAGCGTCCCACACTGGAACAGCTGCGGGGCCACCCGTGGTTTTCGTag